The following are encoded in a window of Oncorhynchus masou masou isolate Uvic2021 chromosome 17, UVic_Omas_1.1, whole genome shotgun sequence genomic DNA:
- the LOC135558789 gene encoding solute carrier family 22 member 23-like isoform X2 — MLVFGLTVAFSVNVPMFSTLRFFEGFCLAGIILSLYILRIELCLPAWRFSMTMVASFVVLGGQLLMPGMAYLCRDWQVLQAVIICPLILMVSYIWIFPESLRWLLATQQYGRSKWIMGHIAKKNQVNTELDTDHILTELQKALQKKPKRTCIVKMVGTRNLWKNIVVLCVNSLTGYGIHHCFARSMMDHHETHESTMFHNFYADYYTMAGIAVASCIALCPAVSLMGRRGGLLMFMIITALASLLQLGLLNLLGKYSVHLNIERSDTLNKNFSIAFSIIGMFSSHAVSNLSIFFCAEITPTVIRGGGLGLVLASAGFGMLTAPIMELHNQKGYFLHHIIFACCTLICIICILLLPETRYQPLPETLADGECYTRQPLLPPRRPGEQRLLLAQVESNRDYTRVHDTPLHEAAATAVSTMEFTASSAVDRAAPSVIDISAPSTRTLMSHQHESDGKSTEDSTDIPLINSVAPSSTFNVDETAPSPTKDITTDPLTEDTHTSVLVNTISPVTETLPISSLESTIPPVLDSTPTSALYPSTPSSVVDPSTPPVIESTPTSLDAPEVIETPPTSTLDSPPVIETTSSLDSTIPPVIETTPTLDSTTPPVIETTPTLDSATPPVLDLLPPLQHPPLVLSSVTFFSLPPWRTVRLLLILLTT, encoded by the exons GGATTGAGCTGTGCCTACCAGCCTGGCGTTTCTCCATGACCATGGTTGCCAGCTTCGTGGTGCTGGGCGGGCAGCTCCTTATGCCAGGGATGGCATACCTCTGTCGAGACTGGCAGGTCCTGCAGGCCGTCATCATCTGCCCGTTGATCCTCATGGTCTCTTATATCTG GATCTTCCCCGAGTCTCTGCGGTGGTTGCTGGCCACTCAACAGTATGGCCGCTCCAAGTGGATCATGGGACACATTGCCAAGAAGAACCAGGTCAACACCGAGCTGGACACTGATCACATCCTCACAG AGTTGCAGAAAGCTCTTCAGAAGAAGCCCAAAAGGACATGTATTGTGAAGATGGTGGGGACAAGGAACCTGTGGAAAAACATTGTGGTCCTCTGCGTGAACTC ACTGACGGGCTATGGGATCCACCATTGCTTTGCCCGCAGTATGATGGACCACCACGAGACCCACGAGTCCACCATGTTCCACAACTTCTACGCTGACTACTACACCATGGCGGGCATCGCAGTGGCATCATGCATTGCACTGTGCCCGGCAGTGTCCCtgatggggaggaggggtggcctGCTCATGTTCATGATAATCACTGCACTGGCATCACTGCTTCAGCTAGGCCTGCTCAAct TACTGGGGAAATACAGTGTACATCTGAATATAG AGCGCTCGGATACGCTGAATAAGAACTTCTCCATCGCCTTCTCCATCATCGGCATGTTCTCCTCCCACGCTGTCAGCAACTTGAGCATCTTCTTCTGCGCTGAGATCACGCCCACCGTCATCAG GGGTGGGGGTCTGGGCCTGGTGCTCGCCAGCGCTGGCTTCGGCATGCTGACCGCCCCCATCATGGAACTCCACAACCAGAAGGGCTACTTCCTTCACCACATCATCTTCGCCTGTTGCACCCTCATCTGCATCATCTGCATTCTCCTCCTCCCCGAGACGCGCTACCAGCCCCTGCCCGAGACCCTGGCCGACGGGGAGTGTTACACCCGCCAGCCCCTGCTGCCCCCCAGGAGGCCTGGCGAACAGCGCCTCCTCCTGGCCCAGGTGGAGAGCAACAGGGACTACACCCGGGTCCATGACACGCCGCTGCACGAGGCGGCCGCCACCGCCGTCTCCACAATGGAGTTCACGGCGTCCTCCGCTGTTGACCGCGCAGCACCATCGGTTATTGATATTTCGGCGCCCTCCACTAGGACGTTAATGTCACACCAGCATGAGTCTGATGGCAAATCCACTGAAGACTCCACTGATATACCCCTCATTAATTCTGTTGCCCCTTCATCCACTTTCAATGTTGATGAGACAGCTCCCTCCCCTACTAAAGACATTACCACTGACCCCCTCACAGAAGATACCCATACATCCGTCTTGGTCAACACCATTTCCCCTGTCACTGAAACTCTTCCCATCTCTTCATTGGAATCAACCATTCCGCCTGTACTTGATTCAACCCCTACCTCCGCATTGTACCCTTCCACTCCTAGTTCCGTAGTGGATCCTTCCACTCCACCTGTTATAGAATCCACCCCCACTTCATTGGATGCTCCAGAAGTAATTGAAACTCCCCCTACCTCCACATTGGACTCTCCCCCTGTCATAGAAACCACCTCTTCATTGGACTCTACCATTCCCCCTGTCATAGAAACCACCCCTACATTGGACTCTACCACTCCCCCTGTCATAGAAACCACCCCTACATTGGACTCTGCCACTCCCCCTGTACTTGACCTTCTACCCCCTCTCCAACACCCTCCCCTGGTCCTGTCATCAGTGACATTTTTCTCCCTCCCCCCATGGCGGACTGTACGACTCCTATTGATTCTGCTGACCACATAA